From the genome of Athalia rosae chromosome 3, iyAthRosa1.1, whole genome shotgun sequence:
TTATCTCCGTCCTCGGTGCTGGTTCCGATCATCCTACGGAATTCCGAAcatgaaatttctcgtttcatcgGAAAATTGGAGAGCTTGGCCTTCTCCGCTTGGCTATCCCGTAGATGCACCGTGCAGATAAACAAACGGCAATCGGCAAAGTGGAGGTTGAAGATTCCCGGCGGTTCACGACGAATTAGGAGACAGCGTCGAATGTAATTCGGGATTTGAAAAGGCTACCGTAATAGCGAGCTATTAGACGCGAAGAGGCTATTTCACCGCTCGAGCGTTATCAGATCGACCCACTTACCAAATTATTTATCTACATCTCCGcggtttcaaaaaaaatgggggTCCGCCGGTGCGACTGAACGATCGAGTGGCTCGATCAAAAATCGCACTTCAAAACGAAAGAGGCCCGCGGAGTTACCTCAAGTAAACGAAACCATTTACGGCGAGGAGCGCACCCGGGGGCTGAAGGGGGCAAGGGGGGACGTTGGGCTAAATATAATCTCCCTAGATTCCAGGTTATTAAACGTGGGGCGTGCTACCGCctcctcgtctctctctctctctctcgcgatCTTTGGAAACAGGCAAGGGAGAGACCAACGCCAACGCCGAAGAGTAACGCCACGGGGAAACAGGTGTAGCGTATTTATATTAGACGTCCGTGCGTCATACGACCTCGAGGGGGGAAAATCGCGTCCCACGGGCCACTTAGTCAccgaactttttattttatcgcacTTTAATCGGACACATATCATAAAGTGTCCGCACCTGTTGGCACCTGGGAATCGGACTACATTATGACATTCGCGCTAGTCGGGCCAACTGCGGCGACGGTTGCCGTTGGCACGGATCGGGCTCGATGGATTTCTCTCGCACTTTCGAAACTCGAGACGTGTTCGAACGGCCGCCCGCCTCGGTCTTCcggaattatgaaaaatgatttgtGACAGGACATCGCGGACAGACTTCAACAAGAAGAGGAGGCCAGGAACCAGCTCTTCCAAAACAAGAAGAAGTTGGACCAGGAGGTCGCCGGGTTGAAGAAGGATGTCGAGGACTTGGAATTGGCTATCCAGAAATCCGACCAGGATAAGGCTACCAAAGACCACCAGATCAGAAACCTCAACGACGAGATCGCCCACCAGGACGAACTCATCAACAAATTGaacaaggagaagaagaaccaGGGAGAAGTTAACCAGAAGACCGCTGAGGAACTTCAAGCTGCCGAGGACAAGGTCAACCACCTCAACAAGGTCAAGGCTAAGCTCGAACAGACCCTCGACGAACTCGAGGACTCCCTCGAACGCGAGAAGAAACTCCGGTGAGTCGATCGGAGACGTCCCCACGTTCGATGCGGCGTGTGCGGTGCCGGACTAAAGGAGACACCggctgaaaaaaacaataattttttaacattGCAGCGGAGACGTAGAGAAGTCGAAGAGGAAGACCGAGGGCGACCTGAAACTCACTCAGGAAGCCGTTGCCGACCTCGAGAGGAACAAGAAGGAACTCGAACAGACCATCCAGCGCAAGGACAAGGAACTGTCCTCCCTGACCGCCAAGCTGGAAGACGAACAGTCCCTCGTTGGCAAACTCCAGAAGCAAATCAAGGAACTCCAGGCTCGCATCGAGGAGCTCGAGGAAGAGGTGAGTCGGGAGATCCTTGTTCCGGATCAACCGGTGCTCACCTCGGATTCTTTATTCCCCTCTTCAGGTCGAAGCCGAGCGACAGGCTCGCGCCAAGGCCGAGAAGCAACGCAGCGACTTGGCCCGCGAACTCGAAGAGCTCGGCGAACGTCTCGAGGAAGCCGGTGGTGCCACTTCCGCCCAAATCGAGCTCAACAAGAAACGCGAGGCTGAACTCAGCAAGTTGCGCAGGGACCTCGAGGAGGCCAACATTCAGCATGAGGGATCTCTCGCCAATCTTCGCAAGAAGCACAACGACGCCGTCGCCGAGATGGGCGAGCAGATCGACACCCTCAACAAGCTCAAGGCTAGGTGAGTACGAAAGCGTGCGAAGCGGAGGGACGGGAATTGGGGTAGTTCGAACGCGTCCGATCTAAATTACGGATGGATCGGAGGAAATTCGCCGAACCGCGAAATACGAGAGTCGAGTTGAGAATAACTTTTGATAAACTTTTGCAAATAGGGCCGAAAAGGGCCGAGCCGATATCCACCAAGAGTTGAACAACAGTCGCGGAGCTATCGACGTGGTGGCGAGGGagaaggtagaaaaaatccCCACCCCCTGACAGCGTTTatatgtcttttttttcgaccttCCAACTTGTCGTCGTCACTATCAGCATGGAGCGCATTGATCCCCGTATTTCTTCGCAGTATTCGTTGACGCGGTTCTACAAGTGAATAACCGATCTTTCCAGTTTCAGATCCGAacctgaaaaataatcgatctaCTTTCTCGTTACTTGTGTCCTTTGAATATTCAACCCTGGACCGCCGACGCCCCCTACCATTCCCACTCTTCGGCGAAGCCGATGTTTCCACCATCCACCCCAaccattattttcaattcccatcgcgttgaatgaaaatttcttcgcgaCGTCCTCACAACACCCAAAGTTGGCGTTGGCAGTCCAGGTTGAACGGACAAAACTTGTGTCTTATCGCCCGATTCCAATGCGTGTCTAACTCCTCGGTCGTTGCCTTTTCCATGTTACATCGACAGGGCCGAGAAAGAGAAGGTGCAATACTTCAGTGAGTTGAACGATCTTCGCGCCGGAGTCGACCACCTCACCAACGAGAAGGTAATCCCCAGATTTGATCCCCTTGCCGCTGACCGCTACTAACGCTTCTAGGGTAACCAGAACCAGCGAGAGACGTCCCCGTCACGGGATCTTTCATGTTGTGTGACGTGATCCCCTAAGTGCCCCTGCTACCGCTTGCGCGTTCCGCTAGAAATGATGTTGCGTCGTTTATTGACGGATTTTTTGCAATTCCACAACAGGCCGCCCAGGAGAAAATCGCTAAGCAGCTCCAGCATCAGCTGAACGAGACCCAGGGCAAACTGGAGGAGACCAACCGCACCCTCAACGACTTCGATGCCGCCAAGAAGAAGCTGTCGATCGAAAACAGCGACCTTCTTCGCCAACTCGAGGAGGCCGAGTCCCAGGTCAGCCAGCTCTCGAAGATCAAGATCTCGCTCACCACTCAACTCGAGGATACCAAGAGGCTCGCGGACGAGGAATCTCGCGAGCGTGCCACGCTTCTCGGAAAGTTCAGAAACCTCGAACACGACCTGGACAACATCAGGGAGCAAGTCGAAGAGGAAGCGGAAGGCAAGGCCGACATACAGAGGCAACTCAGCAAGGCCAACGCGGAGGCTCAACTCTGGCGTACCAAGTACGAGTCCGAGGGAGTCGCCAGGGCCGAGGAACTCGAGGAAGCGAAGCGCAAGCTCCAGGCTCGCCTCGCCGAGGCGGAGGAGACCATCGAGTCGCTCAACCAGAAGGTCATCGCTCTGGAGAAGACCAAGCAACGCCTCACCACCGAGGTCGAGGATCTCCAGCTGGAGGTGGACCGTGCGACCGCCATCGCGAACGCCGCCGAAAAGAAGCAGAAGGCTTTCGACAAGATCATCGGGGAATGGAAACTCAAAGTGGACGATCTGGCGGCAGAGCTGGACGCGAGCCAGAAGGAGTGCCGCAACTACAGTACCGAACTCTTCAGACTCAAGGGAGCCTACGAAGAGGGACAGGAACAGCTGGAGGCCGTCCGTCGCGAGAACAAGAACCTCGCCGACGAGGTGAAGGATCTCCTCGACCAGATCGGAGAGGGTGGACGCAACATCCACGAAATCGAGAAGGCGAGAAAGCGCCTGGAGGCTGAGAAGGACGAACTCCAGGCTGCCCTCGAGGAAGCCGAGGCAGCGCTCGAACAGGAGGAGAACAAGGTGCTCCGCAGCCAGCTGGAGCTCAGCCAGGTCAGACAGGAGATCGACCGTCGCATccaggagaaggaggaggaattCGAAAACACCAGGAAGAACCACCAGCGTGCCCTCGACTCGATGCAAGCATCCCTCGAAGCCGAAGCCAAGGGTAAGGCCGAGGCGCTTCGCATGAAGAAGAAGCTCGAGGCCGACATCAACGAGCTCGAAATCGCCCTCGACCACGCCAACAAGGCGAACGCGGAGGCCCAGAAGAACATCAAGAGATACCAACAGCAGCTCAAGGACGTGCAGACCGCGCTCGAGGAGGAGCAACGCGCGCGCGACGACGCCAGGGAACTCCTCGGAATTTCCGAACGTCGCGCCAACGCCCTGCAAAACGAACTCGAGGAGAGCCGCACGCTCCTCGAGCAGGCGGACCGTGGCCGTAGGCAGGCCGAACAAGAACTCGGCGACGCTCACGAGCAACTCAACGAAATCGGTGCACAAAACGCTTCCATCTCCGCCGCCAAGAGGAAACTCGAGAGCGAACTCCAGACCCTACACGTAAGTATCCGAAAAATGATCGTCACGGGAGGAAGAGTGTaccgaaatacaaaaaaaaacaaaaaaaaaaaaacggaaggttcgtaattttttcaatgtcgTTCGCAGTCCGATCTTGACGAGCTCCTGAACGAAGCCAAGAATTCCGAGGAGAAGGCAAAGAAGGCGATGGTCGACGCCGCCCGACTCGCCGACGAACTCAGAGCCGAACAAGACCACGCCCAGACCCAGGAGAAGCTGCGCAAGGCGCTCGAGACTCAGATCAAGGAACTCCAAGTCCGTCTGGACGAGGCCGAGGCGAACGCGCTCAAGGGAGGCAAGAAGGCCATCCAGAAACTGGAGCAACGAGTCCGCGAGCTGGAGAACGAACTCGACGGAGAACAGAGGAGGCACGCCGACGCCCAGAAGAACCTGCGCAAGTCGGAGCGCCGCATCAAGGAGCTCAGCTTCCAGGTAAAGCGACAGCGTCCTCGAATcccgtcgaaatttttcaccccgatgCTTCGCCACGTACGAACGTTCGCCAACccggctgatttttttttttcctccaggcCGACGAGGACCGCAAGAACCACGAGCGTATGCAGGACCTGGTCGACAAACTGCAGCAGAAGATCAAGACGTACAAGAGGCAGATCGAAGAGGCGGAGGAAATCGCGGCCCTGAATCTCGCCAAGTTCCGCAAGGCCCAACAGGAGCTCGAGGAAGCCGAGGAGAGAGCAGACCTCGCCGAACAGGCGATCGCAAAGTTCCGCACCAAGGGACGTGGAGGAAGTGCCGCACGTGGTCTCAGCCCAGCGGTAAGCTCTTCTTTCTCATTCCGCCCCAGACATTTCGCAAATCTATCGAATGGGTGATTTTCGCGCGACTCGCACCGATCACGACGCGACGAACGAGACAAGGACCCGCGCGTCAAGATCGAACTTGTTAGGGGATTCTTTGAAAAGGGatcgatgtatatataaagaAAACCATTACGTTCTATGCCCAAATTTAGCCCCAGAAGGGTCGCAAGTTACCCGCAGCCCTGGAGTAGCCAGTCGCCGCTACCCCCGTAAGTCCGAAGACCCAAATGTGTGCAGCGTGAATCCGAGCCCGACACTATGttctaataataatcgtcATTTCTTTCACTTCACCCTCCCGCTCATGTTTCTGGGCAAAAACCAACAACCatacaaacaaataaaaaaaaaaaaaaacatccctcAAAGCCGAAGCAAAAATGATTGTAAAAATCGCCGTTGAATCGGCTCTCACATAATTGCACAAAGCAATCGAGGATTGTTGTCACACGTTGTACTCGTACGGCTTAATTTGTCACCAGGTCCGCACCGCGACCTTTGCTCAGGGTCTCATATTCGCAACAATAACAATCGCGTAATCCCCCAAACGTGGCAAATAATAcgatgaattctaattctgttgtaataaattttaacaAATCATCGTTACAATCACCACCACTTGACCAGCTCTGCGtcgaataaatattcacaaataataattatggatTTAACAGAGATAATCTAACAAatcatgttcttttttttttcttctttttgttttttcgaagaTCGTACCAGGTGTACAGATACGACGTAGTCTCCATATCGTGTACCGTATCGGATATTCAAAGTgcctaatttatttttgttcgccTGTTATTTACAGCCACACAGACCCATTCAACGACCCTTGTTCGACGGTTCTGCGTTCCCGCCACGCTTCGACCTCCAGCCCGACGGTGACCTGTAAGCCAAAACACGAGAACCCCCATCAACAGATTTTTCCCTGCACTCCACCTCGCCGTGaacgatgaaagaaagaagaaggaaaaacaacaacatctttgtctctctctctccctctccccctctcgcCATCAATATCTGTacgatatgaataaatattatatattctacGCTGCACAGTTAATAAGTGACATTGAACATTCATCGAGATAATGATAATCctcgcgttattattatcatcgtcaatattattgttaatattattaatcttattattgttattaattcaTTAATATCGCGGCATCGTGTACGATAAccatcgggaaaaaaaataacaattgcgcgaaaaacgaaagatcgagcacatacgtcgtacgtacgtacgtataagttACACGAGAAGAAAACACTGAACAAGCGCGATTTTTAATGCACGTTtgaacgattaattttatGCACGAGTATTACGCACAAATATCAGTGTCGAGGACAACGAGCGACGAGTGGTAGAAGGAGCTGAGGTTACAACAGCGGCGATTGgttattttatcgttagataaagaaaatgtatattaagaacgaaagaacaagaacaagaacaagatGCAACGATAACGCAACTGCAATgatgatattatataatacCCTATAaagtaatttaatttataaaatgaaatatgtatttattaaaataaataagcaaataaataaatctaagTACTGAATCAATGAATCCATATCACCGACTTTGCACCTGTACGCGTGGATCCCGCAGCGATCGCGGTATAGGCCTGTACGTTATAATAGATTACAGCTGAGGAACGCGATATCGCCGCGTGACTCGCGGTGATTATCGAtctcgttgtcgttgtcgttgtcgaaCGTTTTACTTCCAACGTATCTGAGGGAAAAGTTCGATCGGTTCGACGTCGATCGGACGCGTTTTCCAACGCGATCGCATCGCGGCGAAACGAACGAGCGGCCGAGACCGGGGCGgggatatattttattacttgTTTCAATCATCTCACGTACGCACATCACGATTCACCGCATTATTGcacaattttttaacaaaCG
Proteins encoded in this window:
- the LOC105685360 gene encoding myosin heavy chain, muscle isoform X1, translating into MPKPIKQEGEDPDPTPYLFVSLEQKRIDQTKPYDAKKACWVPDEKEGHVLGEIKATKGDVVTVCLPGGETKDFKKDQLQQVNPPKYEKAEDMSNLTYLNDASVLHNLKQRYYHKLIYTYSGLFCVAINPYKRYPVYTQRCAKLYRGKRRNEVPPHIFAISDGAYVNMLTNSENQSMLITGESGAGKTENTKKVIAYFATVGASTKKEDNPNQKKGSLEDQVVQTNPVLEAFGNAKTVRNDNSSRFGKFIRIHFGPSGKLAGADIETYLLEKARVISQQSLERSYHIFYQMMSGAVPNLKQNCLLSDNINDYYFVSQGKTTIPGMDDGEECTLTDQAFDVLGFTQEEKDNIYKITAAVMHMGGMKFKQRGREEQAEADGTEEGERVAKLLGCDCADMYKNLLKPRIKVGNEFVTQGRNKDQVAYSVGAMSKAMFDRLFKWLVKKCNETLDTKQKRQHFIGVLDIAGFEIFDFNSFEQLCINFTNEKLQQFFNHHMFVLEQEEYKREGIDWAFIDFGMDLLACIELIEKPMGILSILEEESMFPKATDKTFEEKLNNNHLGKSPNFLKPKPPKPGQQAAHFAIGHYAGNVPYNITGWLEKNKDPLNDSVVDQYKKSSNKLLVEIFADHPGQSGGGDAGGGGGKGGRGKKGGGFATVSSSYRDQLNNLMTTLRATQPHFVRCIIPNELKQPGLIDSHLVMHQLTCNGVLEGIRICRKGFPNRMVYPDFKLRYKILAPAAVDKASEPKKAAEAILDAAGLDADQFRLGHTKVFFRAGVLGQMEEYRDERLSKIVSWMQAFVRGYLCRKDYKKRQEQRLALQVVQRNLRKYLQLRTWPWWKLWQKVKPLLNVSRIEDELAKWEEKATKAQEAFEREEKARKELEALNSKLLTEKTDLLRQLEGEKGSLSEYQEKAIKLGAQKADLESQLQDIADRLQQEEEARNQLFQNKKKLDQEVAGLKKDVEDLELAIQKSDQDKATKDHQIRNLNDEIAHQDELINKLNKEKKNQGEVNQKTAEELQAAEDKVNHLNKVKAKLEQTLDELEDSLEREKKLRGDVEKSKRKTEGDLKLTQEAVADLERNKKELEQTIQRKDKELSSLTAKLEDEQSLVGKLQKQIKELQARIEELEEEVEAERQARAKAEKQRSDLARELEELGERLEEAGGATSAQIELNKKREAELSKLRRDLEEANIQHEGSLANLRKKHNDAVAEMGEQIDTLNKLKARAEKEKVQYFSELNDLRAGVDHLTNEKAAQEKIAKQLQHQLNETQGKLEETNRTLNDFDAAKKKLSIENSDLLRQLEEAESQVSQLSKIKISLTTQLEDTKRLADEESRERATLLGKFRNLEHDLDNIREQVEEEAEGKADIQRQLSKANAEAQLWRTKYESEGVARAEELEEAKRKLQARLAEAEETIESLNQKVIALEKTKQRLTTEVEDLQLEVDRATAIANAAEKKQKAFDKIIGEWKLKVDDLAAELDASQKECRNYSTELFRLKGAYEEGQEQLEAVRRENKNLADEVKDLLDQIGEGGRNIHEIEKARKRLEAEKDELQAALEEAEAALEQEENKVLRSQLELSQVRQEIDRRIQEKEEEFENTRKNHQRALDSMQASLEAEAKGKAEALRMKKKLEADINELEIALDHANKANAEAQKNIKRYQQQLKDVQTALEEEQRARDDARELLGISERRANALQNELEESRTLLEQADRGRRQAEQELGDAHEQLNEIGAQNASISAAKRKLESELQTLHSDLDELLNEAKNSEEKAKKAMVDAARLADELRAEQDHAQTQEKLRKALETQIKELQVRLDEAEANALKGGKKAIQKLEQRVRELENELDGEQRRHADAQKNLRKSERRIKELSFQADEDRKNHERMQDLVDKLQQKIKTYKRQIEEAEEIAALNLAKFRKAQQELEEAEERADLAEQAIAKFRTKGRGGSAARGLSPAPHRPIQRPLFDGSAFPPRFDLQPDGDL
- the LOC105685360 gene encoding myosin heavy chain, muscle isoform X5, translated to MPKPIKQEGEDPDPTPYLFVSLEQKRIDQTKPYDAKKACWVPDEKEGHVLGEIKATKGDVVTVCLPGGETKDFKKDQLQQVNPPKYEKAEDMSNLTYLNDASVLHNLKQRYYHKLIYTYSGLFCVAINPYKRYPVYTQRCAKLYRGKRRNEVPPHIFAISDGAYVNMLTNSENQSMLITGESGAGKTENTKKVIAYFATVGASTKKEDNPNQKKGSLEDQVVQTNPVLEAFGNAKTVRNDNSSRFGKFIRIHFGPSGKLAGADIETYLLEKARVISQQSLERSYHIFYQMMSGAVPNLKQMLLLSNNVRDYHFVSQGKTSIPGLDDGEELLVTDQAFDVLGFTQEEKDNIYKITAAVMHMGGMKFKQRGREEQAEADGTEEGERVAKLLGCDCADMYKNLLKPRIKVGNEFVTQGRNKDQVAYSVGAMSKAMFDRLFKWLVKKCNETLDTKQKRQHFIGVLDIAGFEIFDFNGFEQLCINFTNEKLQQFFNHHMFVLEQEEYKKEGIDWAFIDFGMDLLACIELIEKPMGILSILEEESMFPKATDKTFEEKLNNNHLGKSPNFLKPKPPKPGQQAAHFAIGHYAGNVPYNITGWLEKNKDPLNDSVVDQYKKSSNKLLVEIFADHPGQSGGGDAGGGGGKGGRGKKGGGFATVSSSYRDQLNNLMTTLRATQPHFVRCIIPNELKQPGLIDSHLVMHQLTCNGVLEGIRICRKGFPNRMVYPDFKLRYKILAPAAVDKASEPKKAAEAILDAAGLDADQFRLGHTKVFFRAGVLGQMEEYRDERLSKIVSWMQAFVRGYLCRKDYKKRQEQRLALQVVQRNLRKYLQLRTWPWWKLWQKVKPLLNVSRIEDELAKWEEKATKAQEAFEREEKARKELEALNSKLLTEKTDLLRQLEGEKGSLSEYQEKAIKLGAQKADLESQLQDIADRLQQEEEARNQLFQNKKKLDQEVAGLKKDVEDLELAIQKSDQDKATKDHQIRNLNDEIAHQDELINKLNKEKKNQGEVNQKTAEELQAAEDKVNHLNKVKAKLEQTLDELEDSLEREKKLRGDVEKSKRKTEGDLKLTQEAVADLERNKKELEQTIQRKDKELSSLTAKLEDEQSLVGKLQKQIKELQARIEELEEEVEAERQARAKAEKQRSDLARELEELGERLEEAGGATSAQIELNKKREAELSKLRRDLEEANIQHEGSLANLRKKHNDAVAEMGEQIDTLNKLKARAEKEKVQYFSELNDLRAGVDHLTNEKAAQEKIAKQLQHQLNETQGKLEETNRTLNDFDAAKKKLSIENSDLLRQLEEAESQVSQLSKIKISLTTQLEDTKRLADEESRERATLLGKFRNLEHDLDNIREQVEEEAEGKADIQRQLSKANAEAQLWRTKYESEGVARAEELEEAKRKLQARLAEAEETIESLNQKVIALEKTKQRLTTEVEDLQLEVDRATAIANAAEKKQKAFDKIIGEWKLKVDDLAAELDASQKECRNYSTELFRLKGAYEEGQEQLEAVRRENKNLADEVKDLLDQIGEGGRNIHEIEKARKRLEAEKDELQAALEEAEAALEQEENKVLRSQLELSQVRQEIDRRIQEKEEEFENTRKNHQRALDSMQASLEAEAKGKAEALRMKKKLEADINELEIALDHANKANAEAQKNIKRYQQQLKDVQTALEEEQRARDDARELLGISERRANALQNELEESRTLLEQADRGRRQAEQELGDAHEQLNEIGAQNASISAAKRKLESELQTLHSDLDELLNEAKNSEEKAKKAMVDAARLADELRAEQDHAQTQEKLRKALETQIKELQVRLDEAEANALKGGKKAIQKLEQRVRELENELDGEQRRHADAQKNLRKSERRIKELSFQADEDRKNHERMQDLVDKLQQKIKTYKRQIEEAEEIAALNLAKFRKAQQELEEAEERADLAEQAIAKFRTKGRGGSAARGLSPAPHRPIQRPLFDGSAFPPRFDLQPDGDL
- the LOC105685360 gene encoding myosin heavy chain, muscle isoform X7 produces the protein MPKPIKQEGEDPDPTPYLFVSLEQKRIDQTKPYDAKKACWVPDEKEGHVLGEIKATKGDVVTVCLPGGETKDFKKDQLQQVNPPKYEKAEDMSNLTYLNDASVLHNLKQRYYHKLIYTYSGLFCVAINPYKRYPVYTQRCAKLYRGKRRNEVPPHIFAISDGAYVNMLTNSENQSMLITGESGAGKTENTKKVIAYFATVGASTKKEDNPNQKKGSLEDQVVQTNPVLEAFGNAKTVRNDNSSRFGKFIRIHFGPSGKLAGADIETYLLEKARVISQQSLERSYHIFYQMMSGAVPNLKQMLLLSNNVRDYHFVSQGKTSIPGLDDGEELLVTDQAFDVLGFTQEEKDNIYKITAAVMHMGGMKFKQRGREEQAEADGTEEGERVAKLLGCDCADMYKNLLKPRIKVGNEFVTQGRNKDQVAYSVGAMSKAMFDRLFKWLVKKCNETLDTKQKRQHFIGVLDIAGFEIFDFNSFEQLCINFTNEKLQQFFNHHMFVLEQEEYKREGIDWAFIDFGMDLLACIELIEKPMGILSILEEESMFPKATDKTFEEKLNNNHLGKSPNFLKPKPPKPGQQAAHFAIGHYAGNVPYNITGWLEKNKDPLNDSVVDQYKKSSNKLLVEIFADHPGQSGGGDAGGGGGKGGRGKKGGGFATVSSSYRDQLNNLMTTLRATQPHFVRCIIPNELKQPGLIDSHLVMHQLTCNGVLEGIRICRKGFPNRMVYPDFKLRYKILCAHLIKDPIEPRKAAEIILEHINLEPDQFRLGHTKVFFRAGVLGQMEEYRDERLSKIVSWMQAFVRGYLCRKDYKKRQEQRLALQVVQRNLRKYLQLRTWPWWKLWQKVKPLLNVSRIEDELAKWEEKATKAQEAFEREEKARKELEALNSKLLTEKTDLLRQLEGEKGSLSEYQEKAIKLGAQKADLESQLQDIADRLQQEEEARNQLFQNKKKLDQEVAGLKKDVEDLELAIQKSDQDKATKDHQIRNLNDEIAHQDELINKLNKEKKNQGEVNQKTAEELQAAEDKVNHLNKVKAKLEQTLDELEDSLEREKKLRGDVEKSKRKTEGDLKLTQEAVADLERNKKELEQTIQRKDKELSSLTAKLEDEQSLVGKLQKQIKELQARIEELEEEVEAERQARAKAEKQRSDLARELEELGERLEEAGGATSAQIELNKKREAELSKLRRDLEEANIQHEGSLANLRKKHNDAVAEMGEQIDTLNKLKARAEKEKVQYFSELNDLRAGVDHLTNEKAAQEKIAKQLQHQLNETQGKLEETNRTLNDFDAAKKKLSIENSDLLRQLEEAESQVSQLSKIKISLTTQLEDTKRLADEESRERATLLGKFRNLEHDLDNIREQVEEEAEGKADIQRQLSKANAEAQLWRTKYESEGVARAEELEEAKRKLQARLAEAEETIESLNQKVIALEKTKQRLTTEVEDLQLEVDRATAIANAAEKKQKAFDKIIGEWKLKVDDLAAELDASQKECRNYSTELFRLKGAYEEGQEQLEAVRRENKNLADEVKDLLDQIGEGGRNIHEIEKARKRLEAEKDELQAALEEAEAALEQEENKVLRSQLELSQVRQEIDRRIQEKEEEFENTRKNHQRALDSMQASLEAEAKGKAEALRMKKKLEADINELEIALDHANKANAEAQKNIKRYQQQLKDVQTALEEEQRARDDARELLGISERRANALQNELEESRTLLEQADRGRRQAEQELGDAHEQLNEIGAQNASISAAKRKLESELQTLHSDLDELLNEAKNSEEKAKKAMVDAARLADELRAEQDHAQTQEKLRKALETQIKELQVRLDEAEANALKGGKKAIQKLEQRVRELENELDGEQRRHADAQKNLRKSERRIKELSFQADEDRKNHERMQDLVDKLQQKIKTYKRQIEEAEEIAALNLAKFRKAQQELEEAEERADLAEQAIAKFRTKGRGGSAARGLSPAPHRPIQRPLFDGSAFPPRFDLQPDGDL
- the LOC105685360 gene encoding myosin heavy chain, muscle isoform X3, which encodes MPKPIKQEGEDPDPTPYLFVSLEQKRIDQTKPYDAKKACWVPDEKEGHVLGEIKATKGDVVTVCLPGGETKDFKKDQLQQVNPPKYEKAEDMSNLTYLNDASVLHNLKQRYYHKLIYTYSGLFCVAINPYKRYPVYTQRCAKLYRGKRRNEVPPHIFAISDGAYVNMLTNSENQSMLITGESGAGKTENTKKVIAYFATVGASTKKEDNPNQKKGSLEDQVVQTNPVLEAFGNAKTVRNDNSSRFGKFIRIHFGPSGKLAGADIETYLLEKARVISQQSLERSYHIFYQMMSGAVPNLKQMLLLSNNVRDYHFVSQGKTSIPGLDDGEELLVTDQAFDVLGFTQEEKDNIYKITAAVMHMGGMKFKQRGREEQAEADGTEEGERVAKLLGCDCADMYKNLLKPRIKVGNEFVTQGRNKDQVAYSVGAMSKAMFDRLFKWLVKKCNETLDTKQKRQHFIGVLDIAGFEIFDFNSFEQLCINFTNEKLQQFFNHHMFVLEQEEYKREGIDWAFIDFGMDLLACIELIEKPMGILSILEEESMFPKATDKTFEEKLNNNHLGKSPNFLKPKPPKPGQQAAHFAIGHYAGNVPYNITGWLEKNKDPLNDSVVDQYKKSSNKLLVEIFADHPGQSGGGDAGGGGGKGGRGKKGGGFATVSSSYRDQLNNLMTTLRATQPHFVRCIIPNELKQPGLIDSHLVMHQLTCNGVLEGIRICRKGFPNRMVYPDFKLRYKILAPAAVDKASEPKKAAEAILDAAGLDADQFRLGHTKVFFRAGVLGQMEEYRDERLSKIVSWMQAFVRGYLCRKDYKKRQEQRLALQVVQRNLRKYLQLRTWPWWKLWQKVKPLLNVSRIEDELAKWEEKATKAQEAFEREEKARKELEALNSKLLTEKTDLLRQLEGEKGSLSEYQEKAIKLGAQKADLESQLQDIADRLQQEEEARNQLFQNKKKLDQEVAGLKKDVEDLELAIQKSDQDKATKDHQIRNLNDEIAHQDELINKLNKEKKNQGEVNQKTAEELQAAEDKVNHLNKVKAKLEQTLDELEDSLEREKKLRGDVEKSKRKTEGDLKLTQEAVADLERNKKELEQTIQRKDKELSSLTAKLEDEQSLVGKLQKQIKELQARIEELEEEVEAERQARAKAEKQRSDLARELEELGERLEEAGGATSAQIELNKKREAELSKLRRDLEEANIQHEGSLANLRKKHNDAVAEMGEQIDTLNKLKARAEKEKVQYFSELNDLRAGVDHLTNEKAAQEKIAKQLQHQLNETQGKLEETNRTLNDFDAAKKKLSIENSDLLRQLEEAESQVSQLSKIKISLTTQLEDTKRLADEESRERATLLGKFRNLEHDLDNIREQVEEEAEGKADIQRQLSKANAEAQLWRTKYESEGVARAEELEEAKRKLQARLAEAEETIESLNQKVIALEKTKQRLTTEVEDLQLEVDRATAIANAAEKKQKAFDKIIGEWKLKVDDLAAELDASQKECRNYSTELFRLKGAYEEGQEQLEAVRRENKNLADEVKDLLDQIGEGGRNIHEIEKARKRLEAEKDELQAALEEAEAALEQEENKVLRSQLELSQVRQEIDRRIQEKEEEFENTRKNHQRALDSMQASLEAEAKGKAEALRMKKKLEADINELEIALDHANKANAEAQKNIKRYQQQLKDVQTALEEEQRARDDARELLGISERRANALQNELEESRTLLEQADRGRRQAEQELGDAHEQLNEIGAQNASISAAKRKLESELQTLHSDLDELLNEAKNSEEKAKKAMVDAARLADELRAEQDHAQTQEKLRKALETQIKELQVRLDEAEANALKGGKKAIQKLEQRVRELENELDGEQRRHADAQKNLRKSERRIKELSFQADEDRKNHERMQDLVDKLQQKIKTYKRQIEEAEEIAALNLAKFRKAQQELEEAEERADLAEQAIAKFRTKGRGGSAARGLSPAPHRPIQRPLFDGSAFPPRFDLQPDGDL